The Verrucomicrobiota bacterium region AAACGTACTCGCATCCGGGGGCGCATCCGGACATGTCCTTCCTGGAGATGCTGGATGTGCTCAATGAGCGTTTGATTTTGGAGGGGAAGGAGCCGGTGGCGTTCGATTCGGATTGCCGGGAAGGCATTTGCGGAACGTGCTCGCTGGTGATTAACGGAGTTCCGCATGGAGGGCAGAAGGGGACGACGGCCTGCCAGCTTCATTTGCGGAAGTTCAAGGACGGTGACACGATTACCATCGAACCCTGGAGGGCCAGGCCGTTTCCGGTGACCAAGGATCTCTGTGTTGATCGCACCGCGTTTGACCGGATCGTTCAGTCCGGGGGATTCGTGTCGGTGAGCACGGGAGGCGCTCCAGACGCCAACTGTTTACCGGTGCCGAAGGAAGACGCGGATCTTGCCATGGACGCGGCCCAATGCATCGGGTGTGGCGCGTGC contains the following coding sequences:
- a CDS encoding succinate dehydrogenase/fumarate reductase iron-sulfur subunit, with the translated sequence MHLTLKIWRQKEPGDTGAFETYSHPGAHPDMSFLEMLDVLNERLILEGKEPVAFDSDCREGICGTCSLVINGVPHGGQKGTTACQLHLRKFKDGDTITIEPWRARPFPVTKDLCVDRTAFDRIVQSGGFVSVSTGGAPDANCLPVPKEDADLAMDAAQCIGCGACVAACKNASAMLFVSAKISHLGLLPQGKVERDRRVLNMVKTMDAEGFGACTVTGSCEAVCPKEIPLTFIARMNRDYGLALIKGRS